A window of Micromonospora eburnea genomic DNA:
CCCGTCGTCACGTCGTCCACCGTCCCTGTCGTTCATGCCGGATGCCGGGGGCGGTCGTCCCCGGTTGGGCAACTGTAGGCGGCGTGATGTGTCGGGACGCAACTCGAATGGTCACGGAGCGGTAACACCAGCCGCCGCTGAGCACGCGAGACCGATTTCCGTCACCGACCCGGCCCGTTCGAGTGGCGGTCTCGGCAGCCCAGGTAGATCATGTGGGGATGACCGAGCCGCTCAGGTTGACCGATTACGCCCGCGGTGGCGGTTGTGCCTGCAAGATCCCCCCGGGTGAGCTGGAGGCCATGGTCGCCGGCCTCGGCCCGGCCATGGGCACCGCCGATCTGTTGGTCGGGTTGGACCACGGCGACGACGCCGCGGTGGTCCGGCTGGACGAGCGCACCGGCCTGGTCAGCACCGCCGACTTCTTCACCCCGGTGGTGGACGACGCGTACGACTGGGGCCGGATCGCCGCCGCCAACGCGCTGTCCGACGTGTACGCCATGGGCGGCACCCCGCTCGTCGCGCTCAACCTGCTCTGCTGGCCCCGGGACGTACTCCCGTTGGAGTTGGCCCGGGAGGTGCTGCGCGGGGGTCAGGACGTGGCCCGGGAGGCCGGCTGCCATCTGGCCGGCGGGCACAGTGTGGACGACGACGGTCCGAAGTACGGCCTCGCCGTCACCGGGGTGGTCCGGCCGGAGGAGCTGATCACCCTGGACGCCGGCCGGGCCGGCCTGCCGCTGTCGCTGACCAAGCCACTCGGGGTGGGGGTGCTGAACACCCGGCACAAGCGGACCGGGGAACGGTTCCCGGAGGCGGTCGCGGCGATGGCCCGGCTCAACCGGGACGCGGCTCGGGCGGCAGTCGCCGCCGGCATCCGCTGCGGCACCGACGTGACCGGCTTCGGGCTGCTCGGGCACGCCTCGAAGCTGGCCCGGGCCAGCCGGCTCACGGTCGCGATCGACGCGGCGGCGGTGCCCTACCTGCCGGGGGCCCGGGAGGCGTTGCGCGACGGGTACGTCAGCGGCGGCACCCGCCGCAACCTGGACTGGGTGACCCCGTGGACCGACTTCGGTGCCCTCGACGAGGGGGAGCGGCTGCTGCTGGCCGACGCGCAGACCTCCGGCGGGCTGCTGGTGGCGGGCGAGGTGCCGGGCGCCACGGTGATCGGGGAACTGCTGCCCGCCAGCGAGCACCTGGTCCGGCTCCGCTGAACCCTCATATCACTGCCCCGGCGGGGCACGATACCCGATAAACTGTCATCTTCCCGCTACTCCGAGCAATGGAGCCGGAGGAAATTTTGCCCGGAATGGTCACAGACCGGTAACTTGCCCCCGGCTGAGGTCATATGCACCCCACCATCGTCAGTAAGGCCCGATCCGGAGGCCGGTGGGACGAGCACAGCGAGGAGGCGGCATGACCGAGCTGTGGAACTGGAGAATCGATGGCGCGGCGCCCGTGGAGGTCTACCCGGCGCTGGCCGAGGCGCTCGGCCGGGTGGTGATGCCCCTCGCCGCCGCCGACCCGGTCCGACTTCCCGCGTACGCGGTGGTGTGCGACGTGTGGGAGGCACCGGGGGTGTACGGCACCGTGGTCGACTGCTACGGCGTGCCCGAGCGGCTACGTGAGCTGCCCAGCATCGCGGCGCTGGCCAAGCTGCTGAACCGCAACTGCCTGATGCGCGACGACACCCTCGACGCCGGGCGGCACCTGCTGGTCGCCCCGGACGGCACGATCCGCCCGGTGCACTTCGACGTCGCCGAGACCGACGAGGGTGAGGTGCTCAGCGACCAGCGGCTCTGCACCGTGGCCCACCCCGGCTGTCGGGGCTGGTCGCAGTGCCACCGGTCGCAGTGGGGCCCCGACTCGGTCGCCCCGGCGCTCGCCGCCGCCTGACCGAGGCGCCGCCTGACCGAGGCGCCGCCGGGCACGCCCGAAGCCGGGACACCGCGGGTTGCCGGGGTACGGGTCAACCCCGGGTGGCCGGCTGCTGACCCCGGACCACCAACTGGTCCAGCAGGGTCGCGGTGGCGGCGGCCACCGCGTCCACCGCCGCGTTGAACGCCTCGGCGTTGTGCGCGGCGGGGGTGCGGAACCCGGAGATCTTCCGGACGTACTGCAACGCGGCGGCCCGGACGTCCTCCTCGGTGACCACCGGCACGTACGGTTCACGCAGGGTCTTGATGCTCCGGCACATGGCTCCTCCTCGTTCGGTCCGATCGGTTCGGCCCGGATACGCTGTTCCCGTCATGACTACCGCAGCCGCGGGCAGCCCGCGCACCTACCAGGTGCGTACGTACGGCTGCCAGATGAACGTGCACGACTCCGAGCGCATCTCTGGCCTGCTGGAACAGGCCGGGTACGTGCGCGCCGCCGAGGCCGACGAGCAGCCCGACGTGGTGGTGTTCAACACCTGCGCCGTACGGGAGAACGCCGACAACCGGCTCTACGGCAACCTGGGTCATCTGCGCCCCGTGAAGGACAAGCACCCCGGGATGCAGATCGCGGTCGGCGGCTGCCTGGCCCAGAAGGACCGCGGCGAGATCGTCCGCAAGGCGCCCTGGGTGGACGTGGTCTTCGGCACGCACAACATCGGCTCGCTGCCGGTGCTGCTGGAGCGGGCGCGGCACAACGCCGCCGCCGAGGTGGAGATTCTCGAATCCCTCGACGTTTTCCCCTCCACGCTGCCGACCCGCCGCGAGTCGACGTACGCCGGCTGGGTGTCGATCTCCGTCGGCTGCAACAACACCTGCACGTTCTGCATCGTGCCCTCCCTGCGCGGCAAGGAGAAGGACCGCCGCCCCGGCGACATCCTCT
This region includes:
- the selD gene encoding selenide, water dikinase SelD; translation: MTEPLRLTDYARGGGCACKIPPGELEAMVAGLGPAMGTADLLVGLDHGDDAAVVRLDERTGLVSTADFFTPVVDDAYDWGRIAAANALSDVYAMGGTPLVALNLLCWPRDVLPLELAREVLRGGQDVAREAGCHLAGGHSVDDDGPKYGLAVTGVVRPEELITLDAGRAGLPLSLTKPLGVGVLNTRHKRTGERFPEAVAAMARLNRDAARAAVAAGIRCGTDVTGFGLLGHASKLARASRLTVAIDAAAVPYLPGAREALRDGYVSGGTRRNLDWVTPWTDFGALDEGERLLLADAQTSGGLLVAGEVPGATVIGELLPASEHLVRLR
- a CDS encoding DUF2277 domain-containing protein, translated to MCRSIKTLREPYVPVVTEEDVRAAALQYVRKISGFRTPAAHNAEAFNAAVDAVAAATATLLDQLVVRGQQPATRG